CTCGCCCTCGCGCGTCGTGAAACGGGGCTCGCCATCGTCACTGAAGCGATGGACGAACGGGGCGCCGATCTCGTGGCCGAATATGCCGACTGCATTCAGATCGGCGCGCGCAACATGCAGAACTATTCGCTGCTGCGGTACGTGGGCACACTCGGCAAGCCGGTGATGCTCAAGCGCGGCATGGCGGCGACGATCAACGATCTGCTGCTGAGCGCGGAGTACGTGCTGGCCGAGGGCAATCCCAACGTGATCCTGTGCGAACGTGGTGTGCGCACGTTCGACAGCGCCACGCGCAATCTGTTCGATCTCACGGCCATTCCCGTGGTGCAGAAGTTCTCGCATCTGCCCATCGTCGCCGATCCGAGTCATGGCACGGGGCTGCGCGACAAGGTGATTCCGATGGCCCGCGCGGCGGTGGCGGCCGGCGCCGATGGGATTCTCGTGGAGATGCATCCGCAGCCCGACAAGGCGCTGTCGGACGGCGCGCAGTCGCTGTACCCCGAACAGTTCGCGGAACTCGTGGTGCAGTTGCGTGCGATCGCGACGGCCATCGGACGGTCCATCACCACGCTGCCCTGAACCCGCGCGTGCGGACGGGGTATCCTCTGCCATGTCGATGATGCCACAGTCCATTTCCGCATCGATCGTGACCGCCGTCACGGCCGCATTGTCGGCCACGGTGATCACGGTCGGTGCCGCGCAGGTGCAGGCGCAGAACCCGGCGGATGCGTCTTACGACCGGGTGGCCAAAGCCTGGGCGGGCACGCATACGTTGCGCGCCGATTTCGAACAGAAGATCAGCAATCCGCTGCTCGCCCGCACGGTGAACTCCAAAGGCGTGTTCCTGCAGGAGCGTCCGGGCAAGGTATCCATCACCTTCTCGCAGCCCGCGGGCGATCGTATCGTCGGCGACGGGAAATGGCTGTGGGTGTACCTGCCCAGCAGCGCCCCCGGTCAGGTGCTCAAGATGCCGGCCGACGCCGATGGGGCCGTAGTGGCCGATCTGTTGAGTCAGTTGCTCGACACACCGAAGCGGTCCTTCACCATCTCGGGCGGCGAGGTCGCACCGGTGGATGGACGTGACGCACGGCGTGTGCAGCTCGTGCCAAAAACCGCCG
The nucleotide sequence above comes from Gemmatimonas aurantiaca. Encoded proteins:
- a CDS encoding outer membrane lipoprotein carrier protein LolA; the encoded protein is MSMMPQSISASIVTAVTAALSATVITVGAAQVQAQNPADASYDRVAKAWAGTHTLRADFEQKISNPLLARTVNSKGVFLQERPGKVSITFSQPAGDRIVGDGKWLWVYLPSSAPGQVLKMPADADGAVVADLLSQLLDTPKRSFTISGGEVAPVDGRDARRVQLVPKTAGTVPFQKAVLWLDDKDPRPLRVQVIDAQGVDRSITLTSWTPGASIAADAFRFTVPKGVKVAERP
- the aroF gene encoding 3-deoxy-7-phosphoheptulonate synthase; this translates as MLVVMQPNASSSEIDRVCEEIARQGFKPLPMPGEVRTAIGLLGDDAKVDWSYIEGLPGVASVLIVQKPYRQASREWKGESTIVEIAPGVRFGGDDVPVVSGPCSVESEEQILTAARQVRAAGGAALRGGAFKPRSSPYAFQGLGKQGLELLALARRETGLAIVTEAMDERGADLVAEYADCIQIGARNMQNYSLLRYVGTLGKPVMLKRGMAATINDLLLSAEYVLAEGNPNVILCERGVRTFDSATRNLFDLTAIPVVQKFSHLPIVADPSHGTGLRDKVIPMARAAVAAGADGILVEMHPQPDKALSDGAQSLYPEQFAELVVQLRAIATAIGRSITTLP